In Excalfactoria chinensis isolate bCotChi1 chromosome 3, bCotChi1.hap2, whole genome shotgun sequence, one DNA window encodes the following:
- the UCN gene encoding urocortin, which translates to MRRALLTVLLLLCRPFPAAPRPARPDGLDGPGSGVPAAEGRSEALWPPLPAQPWRARRDDPPLSIDLTFHLLRHLLLLARAQSQRARADTNRRILDAVGR; encoded by the coding sequence ATGCGGCGGGCGCTGCTCAccgttctgctgctgctgtgccgcCCGttccccgccgccccccgccccgctcgcCCCGACGGCCTCGACGGTCCCGGCTCGGGAGTCCCCGCGGCGGAAGGGAGGTCCGAAGCGCTGTGGCCGCCGCTGCCCGCACAGCCGTGGAGGGCGCGGAGGGACGACCCGCCGCTCTCCATCGACCTCACGTTCCATCTCCTGCGGCACCTCCTGCTGCTCGCCCGCGCCCAGAGCCAGCGCGCCCGCGCCGACACCAACCGCCGCATCCTCGACGCCGTGGGACGCTGA
- the DNAJC5G gene encoding dnaJ homolog subfamily C member 5G has product MAEPGRPQRKLSRVGESLYRVLGLEKGSSPEEIKRAYRKLALRYHPDKNPDDPAAAERFKEINSAHATLSDADRRQLYDQYGSLGLYVAEQFGDDAVRHYFLMSQWWFQALALCCGVLTCCCCFCCCFFCCGKCCPPREDESYKYVDPKDLEADDGGDPQVPVEAQPPASNAQPLPAAGARSEA; this is encoded by the exons ATGGCGGAGCCGGGCAGGCCGCAGCGGAAACTGTCGAGGGTCGGAGAGAGCCTCTACCGCGTCCTGGGGCTGGAGAAGGGCAGCTCGCCCGAGGAGATCAAGCGGGCGTACCG GAAGCTGGCGCTGCGTTACCACCCCGATAAGAACCCCGACGATCCGGCGGCCGCCGAACGCTTCAAGGAGATCAACAGCGCTCACGCCACGCTCAGCGACGCCGACCGGAGGCAGCTGTACGATCAGTACGGGTCGCTGGGCCTCTACGTGGCCGAGCAGTTCGGAGACGATGCCGTCCGTCACTACTTCCTCATGTCCCAGTGGTGGTTCCAG GCCCTGGCGCTGTGCTGCGGTGtgctgacctgctgctgctgtttctgttgctgcttcttCTGCTGCGGGAAGTGCTGCCCACCCCGCGAGGACGAGTCCTATAAGTATGTGGACCCCAAGGACCTGGAGGCGGACGATGGTGGCG ACCCGCAGGTCCCGGTGGAAGCGCAGCCCCCTGCAAGCAACGCCCagcccctgcctgctgcaggagccAGGAGCGAGGCATAG
- the TRIM54 gene encoding tripartite motif-containing protein 54: MNFAVGLKPLLAEARSMESLEKQLICPICLEMFTKPVVILPCQHNLCRKCANDVFQASNPLWQSRGSGAGPSGGRFRCPSCRHEVVLDRHGVYGLQRNLLVENIIDIYKQESARPLHAKAEQQLMCEEHEDERINIYCLRCEAPTCSLCKVFGAHKDCEVAPLPAVYQRQKSELSDGIAMLVAGNDRIQAIITQMEEICRTIEENGRRQKQHVGLRFDSLCSILEERKKELLQSIAREQEGKVQRVRGLIRQYGDHLEASSKLVETAIQAMEEPQMAVYLQHSKELLKKITDMSKVSMSSRPEPGYESMDHFSINVDHVAEMLRTIDFQPEALGEDDGDGPTDSSEGAGDEESLEAPEAAEDVGPRQKPLSSPHGQH; encoded by the exons ATGAACTTCGCGGTGGGGCTGAAGCCGCTGCTGGCGGAAGCGCGCAGCATGGAGAGcctggagaagcagctcatCTGCCCCATCTGCCTGGAGATGTTCACCAAGCCCGTGGTCATCCTGCCCTGCCAGCACAACCTCTGCCGCAAGTGCGCCAACGACGTCTTCCAG GCCTCCAACCCGCTGTGGCAGTCGCGGGGTTCCGGCGCGGGGCCGTCCGGGGGACGGTTCCGGTGCCCGTCGTGCCGCCACGAGGTGGTGCTGGACCGGCACGGGGTGTACGGGCTGCAGCGGAACCTGCTGGTGGAGAACATCATCGACATCTACAAGCAAGAGTCGGCGCG CCCCCTGCACGCGAAGGCGGAGCAGCAGCTGATGTGCGAGGAGCACGAGGACGAGCGCATCAACATCTACTGCCTGCGCTGCGAGGCGCCCACCTGCTCGCTCTGCAAGGTGTTCGGCGCCCACAAGGACTGCGAGGTCGCCCCTCTGCCCGCCGTGTACCAACGGCAGAAG AGCGAACTGAGCGACGGCATCGCCATGCTGGTGGCGGGGAACGACCGCATCCAGGCCATCATCACGCAGATGGAGGAGATCTGCCGCACCATCGAG GAGAACGGCCGCCGGCAGAAGCAGCACGTGGGGCTGCGCTTCGACTCGCTCTGCAGCATCCTGGAGGAGCGcaagaaggagctgctgcagagcatcgCCCGCGAGCAGGAGGGCAAGGTGCAGCGCGTGCGCGGCCTCATCCGGCAGTACGGGGACCACCTGGAGGCCTCCTCCAAGCTGGTGGAGACGGCCATCCAGGCCATGGAGGAACCCCAGATGGCCGTGTACCTGCAG CACTCCAAGGAGCTCCTGAAGAA GATCACAGACATGTCCAAGGTGTCGATGAGCAGCCGCCCTGAGCCCGGCTATGAGAGTATGGACCACTTCTCCATCAATGTGGACCATGTGGCTGAGATGCTGCGCACCATCGACTTCCAGCCAG AAGCGCTGGGTGAGGACGATGGGGATGGACCCACAGACAGCAGTGAAGGTGCAGGGGATGAGGAGAGCCTGGAGGCACCTGAGGCTGCTGAAG ATGTGGGGCCGAGGCAGAAGCCATTGAGCTCTCCCCATG GTCAGCACTGA